GAGCTGATCTACTCCATACTGATGATTCAGGAAGAGTTCATCGCCCCGAACATCAACTTTACAGCGCAAGGGGAAGACGAACCGCCGATCAACGTCGTACCGACTACCCGGGAACAACCGCTTGAAGTCGTTTTGTCCAACTCGTTCGGGTTTGGGGGCACCAACGCTTCCCTCATCCTGAGCAAGTTCCACGGTTGAGGCCATGGGTAAGGAGCGAGTGGCGATCATCGGCGGAGGACTGGCGGGGCTCACGTGCGGCATTCTGCTGGCGGAAGCCGGCCATAAGGTGACCATTTTAGAGCAGCACCGCAAGCCCGGCGGCTACCTGTCACAGTTTACACGCCGGGGCGTGGCTTTCGATATCGGGTTTCATTTTATTGGAGGTCTGGGACCGGGCGAGCCGGCGTGGACGTTTCTGGCCCATCTGGACGTACTGGACCGGCTGAATCTGATCCGTTTTCCTC
The sequence above is drawn from the Deltaproteobacteria bacterium genome and encodes:
- a CDS encoding FAD-dependent oxidoreductase → MGKERVAIIGGGLAGLTCGILLAEAGHKVTILEQHRKPGGYLSQFTRRGVAFDIGFHFIGGLGPGEPAWTFLAHLDVLDRLNLIRFP